A genomic stretch from Lottiidibacillus patelloidae includes:
- the hemQ gene encoding hydrogen peroxide-dependent heme synthase, which produces MNEAAKTLDGWYCLHDFRSIDWSSWKRLSSDERYEAIEEFLSLMEKWNHTEANNEGSHGLYSIVGQKADFMIMLLRPTMEELNEIETAFNKTKLAEYTIPTYSYVSVVELSNYMGAGANPDADPQIQARLKPILPKWNHVCFYPMDKRRQGDDNWYSLGMDERRAMMRSHGMIGRSYAGKVKQIIGGSIGFDDWEWGVTLFSNDVLQFKKLVYEMRFDEVSARYGEFGSFHVGNILPKEKVKQFLHV; this is translated from the coding sequence ATGAACGAAGCAGCTAAAACGTTAGATGGATGGTACTGTCTTCATGATTTCCGTTCAATTGACTGGTCATCTTGGAAAAGATTATCGAGCGATGAGCGTTATGAAGCGATTGAAGAATTTTTAAGTTTAATGGAAAAATGGAATCACACGGAAGCTAACAATGAAGGTAGTCACGGATTGTATAGCATCGTTGGCCAAAAGGCAGACTTTATGATTATGTTATTGCGTCCGACAATGGAAGAATTAAACGAAATTGAAACAGCGTTTAACAAAACGAAACTAGCAGAATATACGATTCCTACTTATTCTTACGTTTCTGTTGTTGAATTAAGTAACTATATGGGAGCAGGAGCTAACCCTGATGCAGACCCACAAATCCAAGCTCGTCTAAAACCAATTTTACCAAAATGGAATCACGTTTGTTTCTATCCAATGGATAAGCGTCGCCAAGGTGACGATAATTGGTACTCTTTAGGGATGGATGAGCGTCGCGCAATGATGCGTAGTCATGGAATGATCGGTAGAAGTTACGCTGGAAAAGTGAAACAAATCATCGGTGGTTCTATCGGTTTTGATGATTGGGAATGGGGCGTTACATTATTCTCAAATGACGTACTCCAATTTAAAAAGTTGGTTTATGAAATGCGTTTCGATGAAGTTAGTGCTCGCTATGGAGAGTTCGGTTCTTTCCATGTTGGAAATATTTTACCTAAAGAAAAAGTAAAACAATTTTTACACGTTTAA
- a CDS encoding glycine betaine ABC transporter substrate-binding protein: MLKTTKLFAIFMLAIGMLIGCSSTEEETDSKGTITFGVTPWSSTVPPTKVAKLILEDMGYTVEEVSADAGGVYTSLSKGGVDVFMDAWLPDMHKNYMDKYGDKLTDTAVSYPDGELGWVVPAYMTDINSIEDIVGNEDLFEGKIYGIEEGAGMTMTSREMLEAYGLDLQYVASSEAGMMAQATKLLKKEEPVLFLGWRPHPMFANYDLKVIEDPKGFFKTSEVHVITNKGLEDRLPEAYEFLSNWSIDVNDIEQMIVKIDGGMDAEEVAQEWIDNNQDKVNAMLGN, translated from the coding sequence ATGTTAAAAACAACTAAACTATTCGCTATTTTTATGTTAGCGATCGGAATGCTTATCGGATGTTCATCTACTGAGGAAGAAACTGATAGTAAAGGGACTATTACTTTCGGAGTAACACCATGGTCAAGTACTGTACCACCTACAAAAGTTGCAAAATTAATTCTTGAAGATATGGGTTATACAGTTGAAGAAGTAAGTGCTGATGCTGGTGGGGTTTATACTTCATTATCAAAAGGTGGCGTTGATGTATTTATGGACGCTTGGTTACCTGATATGCACAAAAACTACATGGACAAGTATGGTGACAAGTTAACGGATACAGCTGTTAGTTACCCTGATGGGGAATTAGGTTGGGTAGTACCTGCTTATATGACTGATATTAATTCAATTGAAGATATTGTTGGAAACGAAGATTTATTTGAAGGTAAAATTTACGGTATCGAAGAAGGTGCTGGAATGACAATGACTTCTCGTGAAATGTTAGAAGCTTACGGTTTAGATTTACAATATGTAGCTTCAAGTGAAGCGGGAATGATGGCACAAGCTACAAAGCTTCTTAAGAAAGAAGAACCAGTATTATTCTTAGGTTGGAGACCACACCCAATGTTCGCTAACTATGACTTAAAAGTAATTGAAGATCCAAAAGGATTCTTTAAAACTTCTGAAGTACACGTAATCACAAACAAAGGTTTAGAAGATCGTTTACCAGAAGCTTATGAGTTCTTAAGCAACTGGAGCATTGATGTAAACGACATTGAGCAAATGATTGTTAAAATCGATGGCGGTATGGACGCTGAAGAAGTAGCACAAGAGTGGATTGATAACAACCAAGATAAAGTAAATGCAATGCTTGGTAACTAA
- a CDS encoding DUF423 domain-containing protein — translation MFKVFLFIGSISMMLAVMLGAFGSHGLQGKLTEKMLNAWNTGVHYHIIHALGLFVIAMLLDKLGQQSLVVWAGWFIVAGIVLFSGSLYALSVTGISKLGIITPLGGTAFIIGWVLLAVAVLKA, via the coding sequence ATGTTTAAAGTATTTTTATTTATCGGCAGTATTTCTATGATGCTAGCAGTTATGTTAGGTGCTTTCGGCTCACATGGTTTACAAGGAAAGCTAACAGAAAAAATGTTAAATGCGTGGAACACTGGAGTGCATTACCATATCATTCATGCACTCGGCCTCTTCGTTATTGCAATGTTATTAGATAAATTAGGACAGCAATCTCTTGTTGTCTGGGCAGGTTGGTTTATCGTAGCCGGAATTGTACTATTCTCAGGAAGTTTATATGCGTTAAGTGTAACAGGCATTTCAAAGTTAGGAATTATAACGCCACTAGGTGGAACAGCATTTATTATAGGGTGGGTGCTACTTGCTGTTGCGGTCTTAAAAGCCTAA
- a CDS encoding flavin reductase family protein — protein sequence MYIPLHDKSKAEVYQLLIHSVLPRPIAYVTTTNENGVVNGAPFSFFNVVCSEPAIISLAIGKKRDGSLKDTSRNILERKEFVIHTVDMTNVEKINDSAAPFPSDISEIEKVGFTLADCKNVAVPRINETKLALECRLYEHIFVGKNEESDGTDLILGEVVGIHVTEELYNDGKISTERLKPVGRLGGIDYTEVATTFSIPRPKIK from the coding sequence ATGTATATTCCATTGCACGATAAATCAAAAGCAGAAGTTTATCAATTACTAATACACTCTGTACTTCCGAGACCAATTGCATATGTAACAACCACTAATGAAAATGGTGTTGTAAATGGTGCGCCATTTAGCTTTTTTAATGTTGTATGTTCCGAGCCTGCAATTATCTCTCTTGCAATTGGCAAAAAGAGAGATGGCTCACTTAAGGATACATCTAGAAATATTTTAGAAAGAAAAGAATTTGTCATACACACAGTTGATATGACTAATGTAGAGAAAATAAATGATAGTGCTGCACCTTTCCCAAGTGATATTAGCGAAATAGAAAAAGTAGGATTTACTTTAGCAGATTGCAAAAATGTAGCTGTCCCGCGTATAAATGAGACTAAATTAGCTTTAGAGTGCCGATTATATGAGCATATATTCGTTGGAAAGAATGAGGAAAGCGATGGCACAGATCTCATCTTAGGTGAAGTTGTCGGGATCCATGTGACAGAGGAACTATATAATGATGGAAAAATATCTACAGAACGATTAAAACCTGTAGGCCGATTAGGGGGCATTGACTATACAGAAGTAGCTACTACGTTTTCAATCCCACGTCCTAAAATAAAATAA
- the gerQ gene encoding spore coat protein GerQ, whose product MKHNQSYGANPYYGQQGGYPSSPSYGGYPSYGQPMQSPSIQVPLPTTPGPQAPQVPGMLPLEQSYIENILRLNKGKIATVYMTFENNKEWNAKVFKGRVEAAGRDHIILSDPQTGMRYLLLMVYLDYVTFDEELEYDYPY is encoded by the coding sequence ATGAAACACAATCAATCTTACGGAGCAAATCCATACTACGGTCAACAAGGTGGTTATCCTAGTTCACCATCCTATGGAGGTTATCCATCATACGGGCAACCAATGCAATCTCCAAGCATTCAAGTTCCATTACCTACAACACCTGGTCCACAAGCACCACAAGTTCCAGGCATGTTACCTTTAGAACAATCATACATTGAAAACATTTTGCGCTTAAACAAAGGGAAAATTGCTACGGTATATATGACCTTTGAAAATAACAAAGAATGGAATGCCAAAGTATTTAAAGGTCGCGTTGAAGCAGCTGGCCGTGATCACATTATATTAAGTGACCCTCAAACCGGTATGCGCTATTTATTACTTATGGTTTATTTAGATTACGTTACATTTGATGAAGAGTTAGAATACGATTACCCATATTAA
- a CDS encoding bactofilin family protein, whose translation MKKKNKKLQNLDTIIGPETVVNGNINIKTSLRVDGKVFGEVICDGDVTIGETGYIESSIIARNITIAGSVSGKVQATEKLHILSTGSFNGSTVLNAIVIEEGGVFQGDSTMQNKKNDKDFEDLTDVKLAEENVEDIAN comes from the coding sequence ATGAAAAAGAAGAATAAAAAGTTACAAAATTTAGATACTATTATTGGACCAGAAACTGTAGTAAATGGGAACATAAACATTAAAACTAGTTTACGGGTAGACGGGAAAGTATTTGGTGAAGTAATATGTGATGGAGACGTAACTATTGGAGAAACTGGTTATATCGAATCTTCCATTATCGCAAGGAACATTACTATCGCTGGATCTGTAAGCGGCAAAGTTCAAGCAACTGAAAAACTACATATATTGTCAACAGGCTCATTTAACGGTTCTACTGTACTAAATGCAATTGTCATTGAAGAAGGCGGTGTTTTTCAAGGAGATAGCACGATGCAAAACAAAAAAAATGATAAAGATTTCGAAGATTTGACTGATGTTAAACTTGCTGAAGAAAACGTTGAGGATATTGCCAATTAA
- a CDS encoding cytoplasmic protein, protein MQKNDYKHAHRFSSYHRQELENDDTCGCFYCIKIFSPPDIEQWIDNAQTALCPYCGIDSIIGESSGYPITETFLKGMHMQWF, encoded by the coding sequence TTGCAAAAAAACGACTATAAACATGCACATCGTTTTAGTTCCTATCATCGACAAGAATTAGAAAACGATGATACATGTGGGTGTTTTTATTGCATTAAAATTTTCAGCCCACCTGACATTGAGCAGTGGATTGATAATGCCCAAACTGCTTTGTGTCCTTATTGTGGAATTGATTCTATCATTGGAGAAAGCTCAGGTTATCCTATTACCGAAACATTTTTAAAGGGTATGCATATGCAGTGGTTTTAA
- a CDS encoding HD-GYP domain-containing protein, with protein MQQDILNTFRVSISTENAIEKITYKNTVLSLLASGDGTEVIHHKLPAGHRWALNPEDGWNALEFFYILSGSLIWKHEDGERKLVTGSSVSAQPVKEPAIFFAEEDTEFIYVSSQPVFHYYSKAVRDTMELAVSVEKKDGYTSDHCQRIMKFSMLVGEKLNLPSHELVVLNLAAFLHDVGKVNISDSILRKPSKLTDEEWLEMKKHPLYGYDLLMETKFPLLEEAAKIVVQHHERYDGKGYPYGLDGEKIHLAAAIISVVDSYDAMTTDRVYRKRLSKEEALQEIVANKGKMYHPIVVDTFLSLSDKLN; from the coding sequence TTGCAACAAGACATATTAAACACATTTAGGGTTTCTATTTCAACTGAAAATGCTATAGAGAAAATCACCTATAAAAATACGGTACTTTCTTTACTTGCTTCTGGGGACGGTACAGAAGTGATTCATCATAAACTGCCAGCTGGGCATCGTTGGGCACTAAATCCTGAAGATGGATGGAATGCTTTAGAATTCTTTTATATTCTATCAGGTTCTCTTATTTGGAAACATGAAGATGGCGAGCGAAAACTAGTGACAGGTTCTTCCGTGTCAGCACAACCGGTAAAAGAGCCTGCTATTTTTTTCGCAGAGGAAGATACAGAATTTATTTATGTGTCCTCCCAGCCTGTTTTTCATTATTATAGTAAAGCAGTTCGCGATACGATGGAGCTAGCAGTTTCAGTTGAAAAGAAAGATGGCTATACTTCAGATCATTGTCAACGAATCATGAAATTCTCTATGCTCGTTGGCGAAAAGTTAAACCTCCCTTCTCATGAACTAGTAGTGCTCAATTTAGCTGCTTTTCTTCATGATGTTGGGAAAGTTAATATATCTGATAGTATACTTCGGAAACCTAGTAAATTAACCGATGAAGAATGGCTTGAAATGAAGAAACACCCTTTATATGGCTACGACCTTTTAATGGAGACCAAGTTTCCTTTACTAGAAGAAGCTGCAAAAATTGTGGTACAACACCATGAACGGTATGATGGAAAAGGCTATCCTTATGGACTAGACGGAGAGAAAATTCATCTTGCTGCAGCAATAATATCTGTTGTCGACTCTTATGACGCGATGACTACTGACCGTGTCTATCGTAAAAGGTTGTCAAAAGAGGAAGCTCTTCAAGAAATCGTTGCAAATAAAGGTAAAATGTATCATCCAATTGTCGTAGATACATTTTTATCTCTTTCCGACAAACTAAATTAA
- a CDS encoding quaternary amine ABC transporter ATP-binding protein translates to MSKIEVKNLTKIFGSNPKEGMKRLQKGESKETILEKTGMTVGVNKASFSVEAGEFFVIMGLSGSGKSTLIRLVNRLIEPTGGEVYIDGEDITKMDKEQLRNTRRKKLAMVFQKFALFPHRTILSNVEYGLEVQGIAKEEREEKARKAIIDVGLKGYEDSYPDQLSGGMQQRVGLARALANDSDILLMDEAFSALDPLIRKEMQDELLNLQNKLGKTIIFITHDLDEALKLGDRIAIMKNGAIVQIGTSEEILENPANEYVYNFVEDVDRSKVLVAGNVMKKPDVITTWKDGPRVAVRKMEDAGVSSIFVVDKQKNLKGLLTIDDAIKAYKENKWVEEVLIQDYFTTSTETPLNDLLGIAAETKYPIAVVEENQLKGIIVRVSILSGLVLGRE, encoded by the coding sequence ATGAGTAAAATTGAAGTGAAAAATCTTACGAAGATTTTCGGTTCGAATCCTAAAGAAGGCATGAAACGACTTCAAAAGGGCGAATCAAAAGAAACAATACTAGAAAAGACAGGTATGACTGTCGGCGTTAATAAAGCTTCGTTTTCCGTAGAAGCTGGTGAGTTTTTCGTCATTATGGGCCTATCTGGTAGTGGTAAATCCACACTTATCCGCCTTGTTAACCGACTCATCGAACCTACTGGTGGAGAGGTTTATATTGATGGAGAAGATATAACAAAAATGGACAAGGAACAACTACGAAATACGCGTCGTAAAAAGTTAGCGATGGTTTTCCAAAAGTTTGCTTTATTCCCTCACCGTACGATTCTCTCTAACGTCGAGTACGGATTAGAAGTTCAAGGGATTGCAAAAGAAGAACGTGAAGAAAAAGCACGCAAAGCTATTATTGACGTTGGTTTAAAAGGCTATGAAGACAGCTATCCAGACCAATTAAGTGGTGGAATGCAGCAACGTGTTGGGCTAGCTCGAGCTTTAGCTAACGATTCCGATATTCTATTAATGGATGAAGCATTTTCAGCATTAGACCCATTAATTCGTAAAGAAATGCAAGACGAGCTACTAAATTTACAAAACAAATTAGGTAAAACGATTATCTTTATAACACATGATTTAGATGAAGCATTAAAGCTAGGTGATCGCATTGCCATAATGAAAAATGGTGCAATCGTCCAAATAGGTACATCAGAAGAGATATTAGAAAATCCAGCAAATGAATATGTTTACAACTTTGTAGAAGACGTAGACCGTTCGAAAGTTCTTGTCGCTGGAAATGTAATGAAAAAGCCTGATGTTATTACAACCTGGAAAGATGGTCCTAGAGTTGCTGTTCGCAAAATGGAAGATGCCGGCGTTTCTAGTATCTTCGTAGTAGATAAGCAAAAGAATTTAAAAGGCCTACTTACAATTGATGATGCGATAAAAGCGTATAAAGAAAATAAGTGGGTTGAAGAAGTGTTAATACAAGACTACTTTACTACTTCTACAGAAACACCTTTAAACGACTTGTTAGGAATTGCAGCAGAAACGAAATATCCGATTGCAGTCGTAGAAGAAAATCAACTTAAAGGTATAATAGTGCGTGTTTCCATCCTTTCAGGTCTCGTACTAGGAAGGGAATAG
- the pta gene encoding phosphate acetyltransferase, which produces MFKELKETVKAAYPTIVFPEGTDVRILEAAGRLSTDEIIKPILIGDKQEINKLIEQHNISFKDVEVIQPDLFEDFSQLVVAFVERRKGKATEEDARKILLDENYFGTMLVYTNKADGLVSGAAHSTADTVRPALQIIKTKEGFRRTSGAFIMVREEEKYMFADCAINISPDANDLAEIAIATAETAKAFNLDPNVAMLSFSTKGSAKSPETEKVIEATRIAKERDPQLFIDGEFQFDAAFVPEVAAKKAPDSPLAGKANVFVFPSLEAGNIGYKIAQRLGGFEAIGPILQGLNKPVNDLSRGCNVEDVYKLALITAAQSL; this is translated from the coding sequence ATGTTTAAAGAGTTAAAAGAGACGGTTAAAGCAGCATATCCAACAATTGTTTTTCCAGAAGGAACAGATGTAAGAATTTTAGAAGCGGCAGGTAGGTTGTCCACGGATGAAATAATAAAACCTATTTTAATTGGAGACAAACAAGAAATAAATAAATTGATTGAGCAGCATAACATTTCTTTTAAAGATGTTGAAGTTATCCAACCTGACCTTTTCGAAGACTTTTCACAATTGGTAGTAGCCTTTGTTGAGCGCAGGAAAGGCAAAGCAACAGAAGAAGATGCGCGAAAAATTTTATTAGATGAGAACTACTTTGGAACAATGCTTGTATATACAAATAAAGCAGATGGTCTAGTTAGTGGAGCTGCACATTCTACCGCTGATACGGTAAGGCCAGCATTGCAAATTATTAAAACAAAGGAAGGTTTCCGTCGCACGTCTGGCGCGTTTATTATGGTACGAGAAGAAGAGAAATACATGTTTGCGGACTGTGCAATTAATATCTCTCCAGATGCCAATGATCTAGCAGAAATCGCAATTGCGACAGCTGAAACTGCTAAGGCATTTAACCTTGATCCTAATGTTGCAATGTTAAGTTTTTCAACGAAAGGATCTGCTAAATCTCCTGAAACAGAAAAAGTAATAGAAGCGACAAGAATAGCAAAAGAGCGTGACCCACAATTATTTATTGATGGTGAATTCCAATTTGATGCAGCGTTTGTCCCGGAAGTTGCAGCAAAAAAAGCACCAGACTCGCCACTCGCTGGAAAAGCTAATGTGTTCGTATTCCCAAGTTTAGAAGCAGGGAATATTGGCTATAAAATTGCACAACGATTAGGTGGATTTGAAGCAATCGGACCTATTCTTCAAGGTTTAAATAAGCCAGTGAATGATTTGTCACGTGGGTGTAATGTCGAAGATGTTTATAAACTGGCGCTAATTACAGCGGCGCAGTCATTATAA
- a CDS encoding YwdI family protein gives MNIPIQVIVSQMDKEITKIKKEISINKKKERIAAIRALCDVILEEESIEKSTVADEAMLKMMVGDNKKDIKSNLPKSEGNGDSIFDF, from the coding sequence ATGAATATACCTATACAAGTCATTGTTTCCCAAATGGACAAAGAAATAACAAAGATTAAAAAAGAAATTTCAATAAATAAGAAAAAAGAGAGAATTGCTGCAATAAGAGCGCTTTGTGATGTCATTCTTGAAGAAGAAAGTATTGAAAAAAGCACAGTTGCTGATGAGGCGATGCTGAAAATGATGGTTGGAGATAATAAAAAAGATATTAAAAGTAATTTGCCAAAAAGTGAAGGCAATGGAGATTCAATTTTTGATTTTTAA
- a CDS encoding amino acid ABC transporter ATP-binding protein produces MKNEEFDFDANTPLEERDDIIVCKGINKWYGDLHVLKDVDVTVKHGEVVVILGPSGSGKSTFIRTINALEEIQQGEIKVDGIDLSNDVANIEAIRKETGMVFQSFNLFPHMSVLKNITLAPIWVRKWKKKKAEEVAMQLLERVGIPEQAHKYPGQLSGGQQQRVAIARALAMQPKIMLFDEPTSALDPEMIKEVLDVMKTLAKSGMTMLVVTHEMNFAREVADRIILFDEGKIIEQGSPTELFDNPKHERTKLFLSQIL; encoded by the coding sequence ATGAAAAACGAAGAATTTGACTTTGATGCGAATACACCACTAGAAGAAAGAGACGATATAATCGTTTGTAAAGGCATAAATAAATGGTACGGAGATCTCCATGTGTTAAAAGACGTTGATGTAACAGTCAAACATGGTGAAGTAGTAGTAATTTTAGGACCTTCTGGTTCGGGTAAATCGACTTTTATTCGTACTATTAATGCATTAGAAGAAATACAACAAGGTGAGATTAAAGTAGATGGGATTGACCTGTCTAACGATGTAGCGAACATAGAAGCAATTCGTAAAGAGACAGGAATGGTTTTCCAATCTTTTAATTTATTCCCGCACATGTCAGTATTAAAAAACATTACGTTAGCACCGATTTGGGTTCGTAAATGGAAAAAGAAAAAAGCAGAAGAAGTAGCGATGCAATTACTAGAAAGAGTTGGAATTCCTGAGCAGGCTCATAAATATCCTGGGCAATTATCAGGTGGACAACAACAGCGAGTGGCTATTGCAAGAGCACTTGCGATGCAACCGAAAATTATGTTGTTCGATGAGCCGACATCAGCACTAGATCCAGAAATGATCAAGGAAGTATTAGATGTTATGAAGACGCTAGCTAAGTCAGGGATGACGATGCTTGTAGTTACACATGAAATGAACTTTGCTCGAGAAGTAGCAGATCGCATCATTTTATTTGATGAAGGAAAAATTATTGAGCAAGGATCACCGACAGAGTTATTCGATAACCCTAAGCACGAACGTACGAAGCTTTTCTTATCACAGATTTTATAA
- a CDS encoding M23 family metallopeptidase, with the protein MRFKRRFRFWSFIILSDANKPIKRIRFPKFLFTAIINSIIAIITILSLAFVYFQHENEKLANANLLLTKEINKKDSIIVTLRSEQSFLQDHAITVEEQLNQLKELEIKIRNISQSLQPKSNYFGKTDEPIGGRDIHIPVFNSTYESYQFNKDYDLFETTQTASDKYESITVQLPKLITQYEQTISTIEKLKIELQYTPTIWPTNVFRVTSAYGYRIHPITRQHALHTGIDIAGPWGSPIYATADGVVSVSGWEGSYGYSVVIKHSSEYETRYGHLSRYIVRSGDKVKKGDIIGYMGTSGRSTGVHLHYEVIRNGQSVNPDPYLTFIIQ; encoded by the coding sequence ATGCGGTTTAAAAGACGCTTTCGCTTTTGGTCCTTTATTATATTGTCCGATGCAAACAAACCGATAAAAAGAATACGATTCCCAAAATTTCTTTTTACCGCAATAATAAACTCAATTATAGCTATCATTACAATCTTATCATTGGCATTTGTATACTTCCAACATGAAAATGAAAAATTAGCTAACGCTAACTTATTACTTACAAAAGAGATTAATAAAAAAGATTCGATTATTGTAACACTTCGATCTGAACAGTCTTTTTTACAAGATCATGCCATTACAGTAGAAGAACAGCTAAATCAGCTTAAAGAATTGGAAATAAAAATAAGAAATATTAGTCAGTCGCTACAACCAAAGTCCAATTATTTTGGAAAGACTGACGAACCAATAGGCGGGAGAGACATACATATACCTGTTTTTAATAGTACATATGAGAGTTATCAATTCAACAAAGATTACGATCTATTTGAAACTACTCAAACTGCCTCAGATAAGTATGAGAGTATCACAGTTCAATTGCCTAAATTAATTACTCAATATGAACAAACAATATCAACAATTGAAAAATTAAAAATAGAATTACAATATACGCCAACCATTTGGCCAACGAATGTGTTCAGAGTAACATCTGCCTATGGGTATCGAATTCATCCTATCACAAGGCAACATGCCTTACATACAGGCATTGATATTGCAGGGCCTTGGGGCAGCCCAATTTACGCAACTGCTGACGGTGTAGTTTCTGTTTCTGGCTGGGAAGGTAGTTATGGCTATTCCGTAGTAATCAAGCATTCTAGTGAATATGAAACTAGATATGGTCATTTATCCAGATACATTGTGAGATCTGGAGATAAAGTGAAAAAAGGTGACATTATCGGTTACATGGGTACTAGTGGGAGAAGTACAGGTGTTCACCTTCATTATGAAGTAATCCGAAATGGTCAGTCCGTTAATCCTGACCCGTATTTAACATTTATAATTCAATAA
- a CDS encoding ABC transporter permease produces MQYFELPLEEWTNNFIYEWLLPNLGDFFDSVSKAIESVVNGVTWSFTVLPAEVMTLLFIALAWRLAGKGTALFTLIGALYLGTTGLWEASMQTLAIVIVATVFSMLLGIPIGILSAKSANIDKITRPILDFMQTLPSFVYLIPAILLFDLGGVPAVIATFVFATPPAVRMTNLGIRQVPTDVVEAARAFGSTSWQMLVKVQLPMAVPTIMAGINQTIMLALSMAVIASMIGAPGLGSEVLAGISSVNVGKGLTGGLGIVVLAIVLDRITQGLGQKNK; encoded by the coding sequence ATGCAATACTTTGAATTACCTTTAGAAGAATGGACAAATAATTTTATATATGAATGGTTACTGCCTAACTTAGGTGATTTTTTCGACTCAGTTTCTAAAGCAATTGAATCTGTTGTAAATGGAGTGACATGGAGTTTCACTGTTCTTCCGGCTGAAGTGATGACTTTGTTATTTATTGCATTGGCATGGCGCTTAGCAGGAAAAGGGACTGCATTGTTTACATTGATAGGTGCTTTATATCTTGGTACTACAGGGTTATGGGAAGCATCAATGCAAACGTTAGCAATCGTAATTGTTGCTACTGTATTTTCGATGTTGCTCGGTATACCAATTGGTATTTTAAGTGCAAAATCCGCAAATATAGATAAAATAACCCGTCCGATTTTGGACTTTATGCAAACGTTACCAAGCTTCGTATATTTAATTCCAGCAATATTGCTGTTTGACTTAGGTGGTGTTCCAGCAGTAATTGCAACGTTTGTATTTGCTACACCTCCTGCAGTTCGGATGACAAATCTCGGAATAAGACAAGTTCCAACAGATGTCGTTGAAGCTGCACGTGCCTTCGGGTCTACATCATGGCAAATGTTAGTGAAAGTTCAATTACCGATGGCTGTCCCGACAATTATGGCAGGGATTAACCAAACAATTATGTTAGCTTTATCAATGGCTGTTATTGCATCAATGATTGGTGCACCAGGTTTAGGTTCTGAAGTACTAGCTGGTATTTCTAGTGTGAATGTGGGTAAAGGACTAACTGGTGGATTAGGAATTGTTGTGTTAGCAATTGTGCTAGACCGTATTACACAAGGTTTAGGACAAAAAAATAAATAA